In one Deinococcus roseus genomic region, the following are encoded:
- a CDS encoding 4'-phosphopantetheinyl transferase family protein, giving the protein MDARIPPEPPAEIPAEIPAEIPADLLCQQIQHTLQSWLPAGFQTCCASASLDLPIPDAEKSLVSRAVLSRQAEFIAGRWCAHQALKRLGQIPCTLLTGRLGQPLWPEGVQGSITHESGICLAAVAPDQLCAGLGIDLFDVRRSVVGLSGLILNAREQEETHPLGWMFSAKEAVVKAVSATVGRYLEFTEIQLRPAEQTFQAHVQGITAAGRWGRVGPFVLTVALLSADSTRSNL; this is encoded by the coding sequence ATGGACGCCAGAATCCCACCAGAACCTCCGGCAGAAATCCCAGCAGAAATCCCGGCAGAAATCCCGGCAGACCTGCTGTGCCAGCAGATCCAGCACACCCTGCAAAGCTGGCTGCCTGCAGGATTCCAGACCTGCTGCGCTTCCGCCTCGCTGGACCTGCCCATTCCTGATGCAGAGAAGAGCCTGGTGAGCAGGGCGGTGCTGTCCCGTCAGGCAGAATTCATTGCTGGCAGATGGTGTGCCCATCAGGCCCTGAAACGCCTGGGTCAAATTCCTTGCACCCTCCTCACCGGAAGACTGGGGCAACCCCTCTGGCCTGAGGGTGTGCAGGGCTCCATCACCCACGAATCCGGCATCTGTCTGGCAGCCGTGGCCCCAGATCAGCTGTGTGCTGGACTGGGCATTGACCTGTTCGATGTGCGCAGGTCCGTGGTGGGACTCTCGGGTCTGATTTTGAATGCCCGGGAGCAAGAAGAAACCCATCCGCTGGGATGGATGTTCAGTGCCAAGGAAGCGGTGGTAAAAGCCGTTTCTGCCACAGTGGGCCGGTATCTGGAATTCACGGAAATCCAGCTTCGCCCTGCAGAACAGACGTTCCAGGCCCATGTGCAAGGCATCACTGCAGCAGGCAGATGGGGGAGGGTGGGGCCTTTTGTGCTGACCGTGGCCCTGCTTTCTGCAGATTCCACAAGGAGCAACCTATGA
- a CDS encoding DUF1775 domain-containing protein: protein MLNTKTFKTLFASSALLWSAAQAHVVVTTDTGAFESQAGKYQIYRMMVPNEAVMPAATTRVRLQVPEGMDIWWVKPVPRWTYTLEKDAAGRTTALVWQGMLKRNEFELFYFFAVNPKEKDSILHWKAQQTFIDGTVWPWDGSSDLRPDSMTLLK, encoded by the coding sequence ATGTTGAACACGAAAACCTTCAAGACGCTTTTCGCCTCCTCCGCCCTGCTCTGGTCTGCTGCCCAGGCCCATGTGGTGGTCACCACTGACACCGGAGCTTTTGAAAGCCAGGCCGGAAAATACCAGATTTACCGGATGATGGTCCCCAATGAAGCAGTGATGCCTGCCGCCACCACCAGGGTTCGCCTGCAGGTCCCAGAAGGCATGGACATCTGGTGGGTGAAGCCCGTTCCCCGCTGGACCTACACCCTGGAAAAAGACGCAGCAGGACGCACCACCGCCCTGGTCTGGCAGGGCATGCTCAAACGCAATGAATTCGAGTTGTTCTACTTCTTTGCGGTCAACCCAAAAGAGAAAGACAGCATCCTGCACTGGAAAGCCCAGCAGACCTTCATTGATGGTACGGTGTGGCCCTGGGATGGGTCTTCGGATTTGCGGCCAGACAGCATGACCCTGCTGAAATAA